A genome region from Solanum pennellii chromosome 12, SPENNV200 includes the following:
- the LOC107005428 gene encoding BTB/POZ domain-containing protein POB1-like isoform X2, with translation MKNDFSDPLTKMDPLGYGSGTGSNFSFAYDNAAFSDRILTIQIVPNSKSDGEGCSSTAGDLDRKRKRRREETSKQNDVLTQREDEVLNCTMLDTEFLAYENQDEEAVAIAEESSSGVEMTTDHPGGGVASKSTDSFTYLNSAAALSVKTIRINSAILAAQSPFFYKLFSNGMRESESEKQLVTVQIYASEEAAFIKLLQFMYSNTLSTITATAMLDVLMAADKFEVASCMRHCSRLLLNLPMTCESASLFLNLPSSVSITDAVQPLLDAAKQFLAAHFKDITKFQVEVLNLPIAGFEAVLCNDDLQVASEDVVYDFVLKWARTHYPNLEERREILGSRLCHLIRFPYMTCSKLRKVLTCNDFDPELASKNVLGALFFKAEAPHRQRLLVAEEGNASCSSFVERAYKFRPIKVVNFELPFQHCIVYLDLKRQECNNLFPAGRIYSQAFHLGGQVFHLSAHCNMDQQNSFHWFGMFLSMQEKGLETFTVDFDFAALTTLSEDYLSRYKGSHTFTRGKGDGFRNLVGIPWTTFIAEGSVYFINGILRVRAVLTVRQ, from the exons ATGAAAAACGATTTTTCTGATCCATTAACCAAAATGGACCCTCTTGGTTACGGGTCGGGTACTGGATCCAACTTCTCATTCGCTTACGACAACGCCGCTTTCTCCGACCGGATTCTGACGATCCAGATTGTTCCGAACTCTAAATCCGACGGTGAGGGATGTAGCAGTACTGCTGGCGATTTGGACCGGAAACGGAAACGTAGAAGAGAAGAAACCAGTAAACAAAATG ATGTGCTCACGCAACGTGAGGACGAGGTTTTGAATTGTACTATGCTGGATACAGAATTCCTTGCTTATGAGAACCAAGATGAGGAAGCTGTTGCAATTGCTGAGGAATCTTCATCCGGTGTTGAGATGACTACAGATCACCCGG GTGGTGGCGTTGCTTCTAAGAGCACTGACTCATTCACATACTTGAACTCTGCAGCTGCGCTTTCAGTGAAAACTATACGCATCAATTCTGCTATTTTGGCCGCACAGAGTCCATTCTTTTACAAG CTATTCTCCAATGGCATGAGAGAGTCAGAGTCAGAGAAGCAGCTTGTTACTGTACAAATCTATGCCTCGG AAGAAGCTGCCTTCATAAAGTTGCTACAATTCATGTATAGCAATACTTTGTCTACGATAACAGCTACTGCTATGCTTGATGTGCTTATGGCTGCTGACAAATTTGAGGTTGCATCATGCATGAGACACTGCAGCCGTTTATTGCTCAATCTTCCCATGACATGTGAATCAGCTTCGCTATTTTTGAATCTTCCTTCTAGTGTTTCTATTACTGATGCAGTTCAGCCACTGCTAGATGCTGCAAAACAGTTTCTTGCTGCACATTTCAAGGATATCACCAA GTTCCAAGTAGAGGTATTGAACTTACCTATTGCGGGATTTGAGGCTGTTCTCTGCAATGACGATCTTCAGGTTGCTTCAGAGGATGTTGTCtatgactttgttttaaagTGGGCTCGAACCCATTACCCAAACTTGGAAGAAAGACGTGAAATATTGGGGTCGCGTCTTTGTCACCTCATTCGTTTTCCATACATGACATGCAGCAAGCTGAGGAAAGTTCTAACTTGTAATGATTTTGATCCTGAACTAGCTTCCAAGAATGTATTGGGGGCTTTATTTTTCAAAGCTGAAGCACCGCACCGGCAGCGTTTGCTTGTTGCTGAGGAGGGCAATGCATCATGTAGTAGTTTTGTGGAGCGTGCTTACAAGTTTAGACCAATTAAAGTTGTCAATTTTGAACTTCCCTTTCAGCATTGTATCGTTTACCTAGATTTAAAACGGCAAGAGTGTAATAATCTCTTTCCTGCTGGTAGAATTTACTCACAGGCTTTCCATTTGGGTGGACAGGTTTTTCACCTATCAGCTCATTGTAACATGGATCAACAGAATTCATTCCATTGGTTTGGAATGTTCTTAAGCATGCAAGAGAAGGGGTTAGAGACATTTACAGTTGATTTTGACTTTGCAGCTTTGACAACCCTATCTGAGGACTATCTGAGCAGATATAAGGGGAGCCACACATTCACTCGCGGCAAGGGTGATGGCTTCAGGAACCTGGTTGGCATACCTTGGACTACTTTTATAGCTGAGGGTAGTGTATACTTCATCAATGGAATTCTCCGTGTTCGAGCTGTGCTTACTGTCCGACAATGA
- the LOC107005428 gene encoding BTB/POZ domain-containing protein POB1-like isoform X4, with the protein MLDTEFLAYENQDEEAVAIAEESSSGVEMTTDHPGGGVASKSTDSFTYLNSAAALSVKTIRINSAILAAQSPFFYKLFSNGMRESESEKQLVTVQIYASEEAAFIKLLQFMYSNTLSTITATAMLDVLMAADKFEVASCMRHCSRLLLNLPMTCESASLFLNLPSSVSITDAVQPLLDAAKQFLAAHFKDITKFQVEVLNLPIAGFEAVLCNDDLQVASEDVVYDFVLKWARTHYPNLEERREILGSRLCHLIRFPYMTCSKLRKVLTCNDFDPELASKNVLGALFFKAEAPHRQRLLVAEEGNASCSSFVERAYKFRPIKVVNFELPFQHCIVYLDLKRQECNNLFPAGRIYSQAFHLGGQVFHLSAHCNMDQQNSFHWFGMFLSMQEKGLETFTVDFDFAALTTLSEDYLSRYKGSHTFTRGKGDGFRNLVGIPWTTFIAEGSVYFINGILRVRAVLTVRQ; encoded by the exons ATGCTGGATACAGAATTCCTTGCTTATGAGAACCAAGATGAGGAAGCTGTTGCAATTGCTGAGGAATCTTCATCCGGTGTTGAGATGACTACAGATCACCCGG GTGGTGGCGTTGCTTCTAAGAGCACTGACTCATTCACATACTTGAACTCTGCAGCTGCGCTTTCAGTGAAAACTATACGCATCAATTCTGCTATTTTGGCCGCACAGAGTCCATTCTTTTACAAG CTATTCTCCAATGGCATGAGAGAGTCAGAGTCAGAGAAGCAGCTTGTTACTGTACAAATCTATGCCTCGG AAGAAGCTGCCTTCATAAAGTTGCTACAATTCATGTATAGCAATACTTTGTCTACGATAACAGCTACTGCTATGCTTGATGTGCTTATGGCTGCTGACAAATTTGAGGTTGCATCATGCATGAGACACTGCAGCCGTTTATTGCTCAATCTTCCCATGACATGTGAATCAGCTTCGCTATTTTTGAATCTTCCTTCTAGTGTTTCTATTACTGATGCAGTTCAGCCACTGCTAGATGCTGCAAAACAGTTTCTTGCTGCACATTTCAAGGATATCACCAA GTTCCAAGTAGAGGTATTGAACTTACCTATTGCGGGATTTGAGGCTGTTCTCTGCAATGACGATCTTCAGGTTGCTTCAGAGGATGTTGTCtatgactttgttttaaagTGGGCTCGAACCCATTACCCAAACTTGGAAGAAAGACGTGAAATATTGGGGTCGCGTCTTTGTCACCTCATTCGTTTTCCATACATGACATGCAGCAAGCTGAGGAAAGTTCTAACTTGTAATGATTTTGATCCTGAACTAGCTTCCAAGAATGTATTGGGGGCTTTATTTTTCAAAGCTGAAGCACCGCACCGGCAGCGTTTGCTTGTTGCTGAGGAGGGCAATGCATCATGTAGTAGTTTTGTGGAGCGTGCTTACAAGTTTAGACCAATTAAAGTTGTCAATTTTGAACTTCCCTTTCAGCATTGTATCGTTTACCTAGATTTAAAACGGCAAGAGTGTAATAATCTCTTTCCTGCTGGTAGAATTTACTCACAGGCTTTCCATTTGGGTGGACAGGTTTTTCACCTATCAGCTCATTGTAACATGGATCAACAGAATTCATTCCATTGGTTTGGAATGTTCTTAAGCATGCAAGAGAAGGGGTTAGAGACATTTACAGTTGATTTTGACTTTGCAGCTTTGACAACCCTATCTGAGGACTATCTGAGCAGATATAAGGGGAGCCACACATTCACTCGCGGCAAGGGTGATGGCTTCAGGAACCTGGTTGGCATACCTTGGACTACTTTTATAGCTGAGGGTAGTGTATACTTCATCAATGGAATTCTCCGTGTTCGAGCTGTGCTTACTGTCCGACAATGA
- the LOC107005428 gene encoding BTB/POZ domain-containing protein POB1-like isoform X3, with protein sequence MKNDFSDPLTKMDPLGYGSGTGSNFSFAYDNAAFSDRILTIQIVPNSKSDGEGCSSTAGDLDRKRKRRREETSKQNDADVLTQREDEVLNCTMLDTEFLAYENQDEEAVAIAEESSSGVEMTTDHPAALSVKTIRINSAILAAQSPFFYKLFSNGMRESESEKQLVTVQIYASEEAAFIKLLQFMYSNTLSTITATAMLDVLMAADKFEVASCMRHCSRLLLNLPMTCESASLFLNLPSSVSITDAVQPLLDAAKQFLAAHFKDITKFQVEVLNLPIAGFEAVLCNDDLQVASEDVVYDFVLKWARTHYPNLEERREILGSRLCHLIRFPYMTCSKLRKVLTCNDFDPELASKNVLGALFFKAEAPHRQRLLVAEEGNASCSSFVERAYKFRPIKVVNFELPFQHCIVYLDLKRQECNNLFPAGRIYSQAFHLGGQVFHLSAHCNMDQQNSFHWFGMFLSMQEKGLETFTVDFDFAALTTLSEDYLSRYKGSHTFTRGKGDGFRNLVGIPWTTFIAEGSVYFINGILRVRAVLTVRQ encoded by the exons ATGAAAAACGATTTTTCTGATCCATTAACCAAAATGGACCCTCTTGGTTACGGGTCGGGTACTGGATCCAACTTCTCATTCGCTTACGACAACGCCGCTTTCTCCGACCGGATTCTGACGATCCAGATTGTTCCGAACTCTAAATCCGACGGTGAGGGATGTAGCAGTACTGCTGGCGATTTGGACCGGAAACGGAAACGTAGAAGAGAAGAAACCAGTAAACAAAATG ATGCAGATGTGCTCACGCAACGTGAGGACGAGGTTTTGAATTGTACTATGCTGGATACAGAATTCCTTGCTTATGAGAACCAAGATGAGGAAGCTGTTGCAATTGCTGAGGAATCTTCATCCGGTGTTGAGATGACTACAGATCACCCGG CTGCGCTTTCAGTGAAAACTATACGCATCAATTCTGCTATTTTGGCCGCACAGAGTCCATTCTTTTACAAG CTATTCTCCAATGGCATGAGAGAGTCAGAGTCAGAGAAGCAGCTTGTTACTGTACAAATCTATGCCTCGG AAGAAGCTGCCTTCATAAAGTTGCTACAATTCATGTATAGCAATACTTTGTCTACGATAACAGCTACTGCTATGCTTGATGTGCTTATGGCTGCTGACAAATTTGAGGTTGCATCATGCATGAGACACTGCAGCCGTTTATTGCTCAATCTTCCCATGACATGTGAATCAGCTTCGCTATTTTTGAATCTTCCTTCTAGTGTTTCTATTACTGATGCAGTTCAGCCACTGCTAGATGCTGCAAAACAGTTTCTTGCTGCACATTTCAAGGATATCACCAA GTTCCAAGTAGAGGTATTGAACTTACCTATTGCGGGATTTGAGGCTGTTCTCTGCAATGACGATCTTCAGGTTGCTTCAGAGGATGTTGTCtatgactttgttttaaagTGGGCTCGAACCCATTACCCAAACTTGGAAGAAAGACGTGAAATATTGGGGTCGCGTCTTTGTCACCTCATTCGTTTTCCATACATGACATGCAGCAAGCTGAGGAAAGTTCTAACTTGTAATGATTTTGATCCTGAACTAGCTTCCAAGAATGTATTGGGGGCTTTATTTTTCAAAGCTGAAGCACCGCACCGGCAGCGTTTGCTTGTTGCTGAGGAGGGCAATGCATCATGTAGTAGTTTTGTGGAGCGTGCTTACAAGTTTAGACCAATTAAAGTTGTCAATTTTGAACTTCCCTTTCAGCATTGTATCGTTTACCTAGATTTAAAACGGCAAGAGTGTAATAATCTCTTTCCTGCTGGTAGAATTTACTCACAGGCTTTCCATTTGGGTGGACAGGTTTTTCACCTATCAGCTCATTGTAACATGGATCAACAGAATTCATTCCATTGGTTTGGAATGTTCTTAAGCATGCAAGAGAAGGGGTTAGAGACATTTACAGTTGATTTTGACTTTGCAGCTTTGACAACCCTATCTGAGGACTATCTGAGCAGATATAAGGGGAGCCACACATTCACTCGCGGCAAGGGTGATGGCTTCAGGAACCTGGTTGGCATACCTTGGACTACTTTTATAGCTGAGGGTAGTGTATACTTCATCAATGGAATTCTCCGTGTTCGAGCTGTGCTTACTGTCCGACAATGA
- the LOC107005428 gene encoding BTB/POZ domain-containing protein POB1-like isoform X1 has protein sequence MKNDFSDPLTKMDPLGYGSGTGSNFSFAYDNAAFSDRILTIQIVPNSKSDGEGCSSTAGDLDRKRKRRREETSKQNDADVLTQREDEVLNCTMLDTEFLAYENQDEEAVAIAEESSSGVEMTTDHPGGGVASKSTDSFTYLNSAAALSVKTIRINSAILAAQSPFFYKLFSNGMRESESEKQLVTVQIYASEEAAFIKLLQFMYSNTLSTITATAMLDVLMAADKFEVASCMRHCSRLLLNLPMTCESASLFLNLPSSVSITDAVQPLLDAAKQFLAAHFKDITKFQVEVLNLPIAGFEAVLCNDDLQVASEDVVYDFVLKWARTHYPNLEERREILGSRLCHLIRFPYMTCSKLRKVLTCNDFDPELASKNVLGALFFKAEAPHRQRLLVAEEGNASCSSFVERAYKFRPIKVVNFELPFQHCIVYLDLKRQECNNLFPAGRIYSQAFHLGGQVFHLSAHCNMDQQNSFHWFGMFLSMQEKGLETFTVDFDFAALTTLSEDYLSRYKGSHTFTRGKGDGFRNLVGIPWTTFIAEGSVYFINGILRVRAVLTVRQ, from the exons ATGAAAAACGATTTTTCTGATCCATTAACCAAAATGGACCCTCTTGGTTACGGGTCGGGTACTGGATCCAACTTCTCATTCGCTTACGACAACGCCGCTTTCTCCGACCGGATTCTGACGATCCAGATTGTTCCGAACTCTAAATCCGACGGTGAGGGATGTAGCAGTACTGCTGGCGATTTGGACCGGAAACGGAAACGTAGAAGAGAAGAAACCAGTAAACAAAATG ATGCAGATGTGCTCACGCAACGTGAGGACGAGGTTTTGAATTGTACTATGCTGGATACAGAATTCCTTGCTTATGAGAACCAAGATGAGGAAGCTGTTGCAATTGCTGAGGAATCTTCATCCGGTGTTGAGATGACTACAGATCACCCGG GTGGTGGCGTTGCTTCTAAGAGCACTGACTCATTCACATACTTGAACTCTGCAGCTGCGCTTTCAGTGAAAACTATACGCATCAATTCTGCTATTTTGGCCGCACAGAGTCCATTCTTTTACAAG CTATTCTCCAATGGCATGAGAGAGTCAGAGTCAGAGAAGCAGCTTGTTACTGTACAAATCTATGCCTCGG AAGAAGCTGCCTTCATAAAGTTGCTACAATTCATGTATAGCAATACTTTGTCTACGATAACAGCTACTGCTATGCTTGATGTGCTTATGGCTGCTGACAAATTTGAGGTTGCATCATGCATGAGACACTGCAGCCGTTTATTGCTCAATCTTCCCATGACATGTGAATCAGCTTCGCTATTTTTGAATCTTCCTTCTAGTGTTTCTATTACTGATGCAGTTCAGCCACTGCTAGATGCTGCAAAACAGTTTCTTGCTGCACATTTCAAGGATATCACCAA GTTCCAAGTAGAGGTATTGAACTTACCTATTGCGGGATTTGAGGCTGTTCTCTGCAATGACGATCTTCAGGTTGCTTCAGAGGATGTTGTCtatgactttgttttaaagTGGGCTCGAACCCATTACCCAAACTTGGAAGAAAGACGTGAAATATTGGGGTCGCGTCTTTGTCACCTCATTCGTTTTCCATACATGACATGCAGCAAGCTGAGGAAAGTTCTAACTTGTAATGATTTTGATCCTGAACTAGCTTCCAAGAATGTATTGGGGGCTTTATTTTTCAAAGCTGAAGCACCGCACCGGCAGCGTTTGCTTGTTGCTGAGGAGGGCAATGCATCATGTAGTAGTTTTGTGGAGCGTGCTTACAAGTTTAGACCAATTAAAGTTGTCAATTTTGAACTTCCCTTTCAGCATTGTATCGTTTACCTAGATTTAAAACGGCAAGAGTGTAATAATCTCTTTCCTGCTGGTAGAATTTACTCACAGGCTTTCCATTTGGGTGGACAGGTTTTTCACCTATCAGCTCATTGTAACATGGATCAACAGAATTCATTCCATTGGTTTGGAATGTTCTTAAGCATGCAAGAGAAGGGGTTAGAGACATTTACAGTTGATTTTGACTTTGCAGCTTTGACAACCCTATCTGAGGACTATCTGAGCAGATATAAGGGGAGCCACACATTCACTCGCGGCAAGGGTGATGGCTTCAGGAACCTGGTTGGCATACCTTGGACTACTTTTATAGCTGAGGGTAGTGTATACTTCATCAATGGAATTCTCCGTGTTCGAGCTGTGCTTACTGTCCGACAATGA
- the LOC107005428 gene encoding BTB/POZ domain-containing protein At2g46260-like isoform X5 — translation MKNDFSDPLTKMDPLGYGSGTGSNFSFAYDNAAFSDRILTIQIVPNSKSDGEGCSSTAGDLDRKRKRRREETSKQNDADVLTQREDEVLNCTMLDTEFLAYENQDEEAVAIAEESSSGVEMTTDHPGGGVASKSTDSFTYLNSAAALSVKTIRINSAILAAQSPFFYKLFSNGMRESESEKQLVTVQIYASEEAAFIKLLQFMYSNTLSTITATAMLDVLMAADKFEVASCMRHCSRLLLNLPMTCESASLFLNLPSSVSITDAVQPLLDAAKQFLAAHFKDITKFQVEVLNLPIAGFEAVLCNDDLQVASEDVVYDFVLKWARTHYPNLEERREILGSRLCHLIRFPYMTCSKLRKVLTCNDFDPELASKNVLGALFFKAEAPHRQRLLVAEEGNASCSSFVERAYKFFTYQLIVTWINRIHSIGLECS, via the exons ATGAAAAACGATTTTTCTGATCCATTAACCAAAATGGACCCTCTTGGTTACGGGTCGGGTACTGGATCCAACTTCTCATTCGCTTACGACAACGCCGCTTTCTCCGACCGGATTCTGACGATCCAGATTGTTCCGAACTCTAAATCCGACGGTGAGGGATGTAGCAGTACTGCTGGCGATTTGGACCGGAAACGGAAACGTAGAAGAGAAGAAACCAGTAAACAAAATG ATGCAGATGTGCTCACGCAACGTGAGGACGAGGTTTTGAATTGTACTATGCTGGATACAGAATTCCTTGCTTATGAGAACCAAGATGAGGAAGCTGTTGCAATTGCTGAGGAATCTTCATCCGGTGTTGAGATGACTACAGATCACCCGG GTGGTGGCGTTGCTTCTAAGAGCACTGACTCATTCACATACTTGAACTCTGCAGCTGCGCTTTCAGTGAAAACTATACGCATCAATTCTGCTATTTTGGCCGCACAGAGTCCATTCTTTTACAAG CTATTCTCCAATGGCATGAGAGAGTCAGAGTCAGAGAAGCAGCTTGTTACTGTACAAATCTATGCCTCGG AAGAAGCTGCCTTCATAAAGTTGCTACAATTCATGTATAGCAATACTTTGTCTACGATAACAGCTACTGCTATGCTTGATGTGCTTATGGCTGCTGACAAATTTGAGGTTGCATCATGCATGAGACACTGCAGCCGTTTATTGCTCAATCTTCCCATGACATGTGAATCAGCTTCGCTATTTTTGAATCTTCCTTCTAGTGTTTCTATTACTGATGCAGTTCAGCCACTGCTAGATGCTGCAAAACAGTTTCTTGCTGCACATTTCAAGGATATCACCAA GTTCCAAGTAGAGGTATTGAACTTACCTATTGCGGGATTTGAGGCTGTTCTCTGCAATGACGATCTTCAGGTTGCTTCAGAGGATGTTGTCtatgactttgttttaaagTGGGCTCGAACCCATTACCCAAACTTGGAAGAAAGACGTGAAATATTGGGGTCGCGTCTTTGTCACCTCATTCGTTTTCCATACATGACATGCAGCAAGCTGAGGAAAGTTCTAACTTGTAATGATTTTGATCCTGAACTAGCTTCCAAGAATGTATTGGGGGCTTTATTTTTCAAAGCTGAAGCACCGCACCGGCAGCGTTTGCTTGTTGCTGAGGAGGGCAATGCATCATGTAGTAGTTTTGTGGAGCGTGCTTACAA GTTTTTCACCTATCAGCTCATTGTAACATGGATCAACAGAATTCATTCCATTGGTTTGGAATGTTCTTAA